Proteins from a single region of Methanotorris igneus Kol 5:
- a CDS encoding histone deacetylase family protein → MKVVFPKDCIKYCIEGHPESPKRVELIYNALMDKVEFVDAKPAKKEDILLCHTEEHYNKVLNKDYFDWDTPVIEPYYPLLSAGSAIKAAEINGFSLSRPPGHHAGSDFLEGFCYFNNICIATKKLGKRTAILDLDVHHGNGTEDIVFGDEDILYVSIHQHPLYPGTGLKSEENCINFPLPPLTDEDLYLKTLKKALEHVVAFEPEVLAISLGFDTYIGDPLANFALKEESYEKIGKLVGDVVEEYNFNYFIVLEGGYSDKIGDLALKFFEGFVWSRK, encoded by the coding sequence ATGAAGGTAGTTTTCCCAAAGGATTGCATTAAATATTGCATTGAAGGCCATCCAGAGAGTCCAAAGAGAGTGGAGTTGATTTATAATGCATTAATGGACAAAGTTGAATTTGTAGATGCAAAACCTGCAAAAAAGGAAGATATATTATTATGCCATACAGAAGAACACTACAACAAGGTTTTAAATAAAGATTATTTTGATTGGGATACTCCTGTTATAGAGCCATACTATCCTCTACTCTCCGCAGGAAGTGCAATAAAAGCAGCAGAAATAAACGGTTTTTCTTTATCAAGACCTCCTGGGCATCATGCTGGAAGTGATTTTTTGGAGGGATTTTGCTATTTCAACAATATATGCATCGCCACTAAAAAATTGGGGAAGAGAACGGCAATCTTAGATTTAGATGTGCATCATGGAAATGGCACAGAAGACATCGTCTTTGGAGATGAAGATATTTTATATGTTTCCATTCACCAACATCCACTCTATCCTGGAACTGGATTAAAAAGCGAAGAGAATTGCATAAATTTTCCTCTACCTCCACTAACTGATGAAGATTTATATTTAAAAACATTAAAAAAGGCACTCGAACATGTTGTAGCATTTGAACCAGAAGTTCTTGCAATATCACTTGGATTTGACACATATATTGGAGACCCTCTTGCAAACTTTGCATTAAAAGAGGAGAGTTATGAAAAAATTGGGAAATTAGTTGGAGATGTTGTGGAAGAATACAACTTCAATTATTTCATTGTTCTTGAAGGCGGATACAGCGATAAAATTGGAGATTTGGCATTAAAATTCTTTGAGGGATTTGTATGGTCGAGAAAATAA